One segment of Terriglobia bacterium DNA contains the following:
- a CDS encoding sigma-70 family RNA polymerase sigma factor — protein sequence MAGAATSVGDLASAIAVRTAEASIVAELKAGSEEAYNWLVNHYHQPIYSLVYRILTDPADAADTTQEVFLKVFRGIRHFNGACSLKTWLYRIAIHEASNKRRWWFRHKSKETSMESRVDDEGNSFGLGDVLADPGESPLEHLAHREIQLRVEQELKQVPEPYRTTLVLRDIEGLAYEEIAEVLQISLGTVKSRLIRGRDALKKRLEPFVRELGAEHAGSGRAREKQSSAGFTVQPEVEM from the coding sequence ATGGCGGGAGCAGCAACATCAGTGGGTGATCTGGCCAGTGCGATTGCCGTGCGAACGGCAGAAGCTTCTATTGTCGCGGAACTCAAAGCGGGTTCCGAGGAGGCATACAACTGGCTGGTCAACCACTATCACCAGCCCATCTACAGCCTGGTGTATCGCATCCTCACTGACCCGGCGGACGCCGCGGACACCACGCAAGAAGTTTTCCTGAAAGTTTTTCGCGGCATCCGTCATTTCAACGGTGCCTGCAGCCTGAAGACCTGGCTGTACCGCATCGCCATTCATGAGGCGTCCAACAAGCGGCGCTGGTGGTTCCGTCACAAGAGCAAGGAAACCTCCATGGAATCGCGCGTGGACGACGAAGGCAACTCCTTCGGCCTGGGCGACGTGCTGGCCGATCCCGGCGAATCTCCGTTGGAACACCTGGCCCATCGTGAAATCCAGTTGCGCGTGGAGCAGGAATTGAAGCAGGTGCCGGAGCCGTATCGCACCACGCTGGTGCTGCGCGATATCGAAGGCCTGGCCTACGAAGAGATTGCTGAAGTACTGCAGATTTCCCTGGGAACCGTAAAGTCGCGTCTGATTCGCGGGCGCGACGCGCTGAAGAAGCGTTTGGAACCTTTTGTTCGCGAACTGGGCGCAGAACACGCTGGCAGCGGCCGCGCGCGGGAGAAACAATCCTCCGCCGGTTTCACAGTCCAGCCGGAAGTGGAGATGTAA
- a CDS encoding tetratricopeptide repeat protein: protein MVLATAAACSAQTTKAQLEVSETFFTVATALNACAYDAGLDNSLPLRRTVRAEVQAALEKSPEAARARDAICFFQREHQAGNTQSDVTQYISLALNLSGPPTFITTIPEADLSPDAAHVLGVIPLLKKFYAAAGIHDLWTKHEAEYKALVEQLHAPVADVLTQADSYLKLPFANYPGQRFVVYLEPMLAPSHVDSRNYGSNYYVVISLAKDSPVRLAEIRHTYLHFVLEPMALRHGLAMKRIEPLLQAVEGAPMGVSFKEDVSLFVTECLIRAIETRTVIPRSNERGRNETVQRSVEEGFVLTRYFYDALADFEKGSTGMKDAYGGMLSQMDVPQERKRARDVVFASRATPEVISATRVISQSKLLDDAEQRLASGDVEGARKLAEQVLRNNRGGEEPARATFILARVATRAGNMEEARLAFEQTVQSAHDPRTLAWSHIYLGRIYDFQDNRPVAVEHYRAALNAGDPAADTKSAAEKGLNAPYAPERKPPR from the coding sequence ATGGTCCTGGCCACTGCGGCGGCGTGTTCGGCGCAGACGACCAAAGCCCAACTCGAAGTGAGCGAGACCTTCTTCACCGTGGCCACGGCGCTCAATGCCTGCGCCTATGACGCTGGTCTGGACAATTCCCTGCCCTTGCGCCGCACGGTGCGCGCGGAGGTGCAAGCCGCGCTGGAGAAATCGCCGGAAGCCGCGCGCGCGCGCGACGCCATCTGCTTCTTCCAGCGCGAGCATCAGGCCGGCAACACGCAAAGTGACGTCACGCAGTACATCTCGCTGGCGCTGAACTTGAGCGGGCCGCCAACGTTCATCACCACCATCCCGGAAGCCGACCTTTCCCCCGACGCGGCACATGTTCTCGGCGTAATTCCATTGCTCAAGAAGTTTTATGCGGCGGCCGGCATTCACGACCTGTGGACCAAGCACGAAGCCGAGTACAAAGCGCTGGTGGAGCAGTTGCATGCTCCCGTCGCCGACGTGCTGACGCAGGCTGATTCTTACCTCAAGCTGCCTTTCGCCAACTATCCCGGACAGCGGTTTGTGGTTTACCTGGAGCCTATGCTGGCGCCCTCGCATGTGGATTCGCGCAATTACGGCAGCAATTACTACGTGGTGATCTCCCTGGCCAAAGACAGCCCGGTGCGGCTGGCGGAAATCCGCCACACCTATCTTCATTTTGTGCTGGAGCCCATGGCCCTGCGGCACGGGCTGGCGATGAAGCGCATTGAGCCGCTGCTGCAAGCGGTGGAAGGCGCGCCCATGGGCGTTTCCTTCAAAGAAGATGTGTCGTTGTTCGTGACCGAATGCCTGATCCGGGCGATTGAGACGCGCACGGTGATTCCCCGGTCCAACGAGCGAGGTCGCAATGAGACGGTGCAGCGGTCGGTGGAAGAGGGCTTTGTGCTGACCCGCTATTTTTATGATGCGCTCGCCGATTTTGAAAAAGGCTCCACCGGCATGAAAGACGCTTATGGCGGCATGCTCAGCCAAATGGACGTGCCGCAGGAGAGGAAGCGCGCGCGTGATGTGGTGTTCGCGTCGCGGGCCACGCCTGAGGTGATCAGCGCGACCCGCGTGATTTCCCAATCCAAGCTGCTGGACGACGCGGAGCAGAGACTCGCCTCCGGTGATGTGGAAGGCGCCAGGAAGCTGGCGGAGCAGGTCCTGCGCAACAATCGCGGCGGCGAGGAGCCGGCCCGCGCAACCTTCATCCTGGCCCGCGTGGCCACCCGCGCCGGCAACATGGAAGAAGCGCGCCTGGCCTTCGAACAGACGGTGCAGTCGGCGCACGATCCCCGCACCCTGGCCTGGAGCCATATCTACCTGGGCCGGATCTATGACTTCCAGGACAACCGGCCGGTGGCTGTGGAACACTATCGCGCTGCTCTGAACGCGGGCGATCCCGCCGCCGATACCAAGTCCGCCGCCGAAAAGGGCCTCAACGCGCCCTACGCCCCGGAGCGCAAGCCACCTCGCTGA
- a CDS encoding zf-HC2 domain-containing protein gives MKCAETRPRFSPYLDGAMSGAEMQELSGHMRECAGCSQEFAKLEQTRSLVSSLGPKQAPADLARRIKIAAASERSRRNSSPWGGYWVHVENLFSAFMFPATAGIFTAIIFFAMLFGALVPSQVAAETDVPTLLYTPPRLEMSDAENQLVLDTPLVVETYVDAYGRVENFRILSGRDDEQMHQQLNRALLFTVFAPAQSFGRPVAGRVIISFSHINVKG, from the coding sequence ATGAAATGCGCAGAAACACGCCCCCGGTTCTCCCCCTACCTGGATGGCGCCATGAGCGGCGCGGAGATGCAAGAGCTGTCGGGACACATGCGCGAGTGCGCCGGGTGTTCGCAGGAATTCGCCAAGCTGGAGCAGACGCGGTCTCTGGTTTCCTCTCTCGGCCCCAAGCAGGCGCCGGCGGACCTGGCGCGCAGGATCAAGATCGCTGCGGCCAGCGAACGCTCGCGCCGCAACAGCAGCCCATGGGGCGGATACTGGGTCCACGTGGAAAACCTGTTCAGCGCCTTTATGTTTCCCGCAACCGCCGGTATTTTTACGGCCATCATCTTCTTTGCCATGCTGTTTGGCGCATTGGTGCCGTCGCAAGTCGCTGCGGAAACTGACGTCCCAACCTTGCTGTACACTCCGCCGCGACTGGAGATGTCAGACGCGGAAAACCAGTTGGTCCTGGATACTCCGCTGGTGGTGGAAACTTATGTGGACGCCTACGGCCGGGTGGAGAACTTCCGCATCCTCTCCGGGCGCGACGATGAGCAAATGCACCAGCAGTTGAACCGGGCGCTGTTGTTCACCGTCTTCGCACCCGCGCAGTCCTTCGGACGTCCGGTGGCCGGCAGGGTCATCATCTCCTTCTCGCATATCAACGTGAAGGGATAG